Within Bdellovibrio bacteriovorus HD100, the genomic segment GAACGACCCGGAAACAGATCTGCCGGTGTATGTTCTGAATGGCCGCTATGGTCCTTATGTTCAGTTGGGGGACGTGACTCCGGAAGACGACAAGCCGAAACGTGCGTCGTTGCCGCCGGGCACTCAGCCAGAACAGGTGGATCTGGCAATGGCGCTCAGCCTGTTGCAATTGCCAAAGACCTTGGGGACTCACCCGGGCACGGGCAAAGACATCAAAGCGGGCTTGGGTCGTTTTGGTCCGTTCGTGGTTCACGACGGCGACTATCGTTCGATTCCAAAAGGTGAAAGCATCTTTAATATCACCTTTGAAAAAGCCATGGAGATGCTGGCTCAGCCTAAAAAGGGACGTGGTCGTGCAGCTCCATTGAAAGAGCTGGGCGCGCATCCGGATTCAGGCGATGCGATTCAGGTCTTCAATGGTCCTTACGGTCCGTACATCAAGTGCGGCAAGGTCAATGCGTCTTTGCCAGAGGGTGCGACGCCAGACACGGTGACCCTGGAGCAAGCTGTTGCTTTGATCAATGAAAAGGGCCCGGCAAAAGGCAAAGGTAAAGCTAAAGGAAAGGCGAAAGCTGCTCCGAAAGCCAAAGCCGCTAAAGCTGATGGCGAAAAGCCTGCTGCAAAAAAGCCCGCTTTGAAGAAAGCTGCTAACGCCAAAGAAAAAGCCGAAGCTTTGGGTGTCAAAAAAGTAGTCACTCGCAAGTCCAAGAAGTAATTTGTTCACCCCCCTTTTCCGAGGGGGGAATCTCTGATAAATTCGTTCCGCATAGTTACAGATCCCATCACTGGGCATCGAAAGGTGTGTTATGAGCGACAGTCCCCTGAAGGGACAATTGGAGTTAGGAATCAACCGTTCCAAGGAGAAGGATAGAAACTTCCACCTTGGCGGTCGCAGTTTCTATTTCTTCGATTTCGACGACAACATCGCCTTTTTGACGACGCCGCTGATTCTTTTCCATAAAAACGACAAATCTGAAGTGCAGATCTCCAGCGGGGACTTTGCCCAGCACCATCAAACTATTGGCAGCAGTGGTCCCTTTGCGGACTATAATATCGACTATTGCGATGTGACCGGCACCTTCCGTAATTTCCGTGACCACCATGTGGATGAACTGGAAAAACTGGAAGGCAAAAAGCAAATTTTCGTGCAAGACGTGGCCGCGGCTTTGGGTTATCCCGACTTCCAATGGAAGGGGCCTTCCTGGGAGTGTTTCTATCACGCGGCCTTTAATCAGCGCCCGCTGTCTGTGATCACGGCCCGTGGTCACCATCCGGAAACAATGAAAGACGGTATTCGGGTCTTTGTTCAGAAAAAAGTTCTGCCATTGGAGCCCAACTATCTTAGTGTGTATCCGGTGAGTCATAAAGAGACACGTCAGCTTCTGGGTGATTCGGACTTCAAAGAAGGCACTGCAGAATTAAAACAAAGAGCCATCCGCGCCAGCGTGGAGCAGGCCATTGATCTTTATGGTTACAATCCGCATCACCGCTTCGGGATGTCGGATGATGATCCAAAGAATATCCAGCTGATTGTTGAGGAAATGACTCGACTAAAGGCGAGATTCCCCGAGATGTCGTTCTTTATGATCGAGACTCAGCATGGCAGTTTCATCAAGCATGAGGTCAAATTGAACGGCCTTCGTGGCGACAAAGTGGAAAACCTTTCCCAGCTATCCTTCTTCGAAGAAGATCGACGAAAGTCTTAAGAATCCTTTCTACGTCCTAATTTATGACGTGCTTCATAAATTGAATGCTCTCAGCTAATTATTTGATAATCTAATGCAATTAGGACTGCTCCCGTTCGGGGAGCCATGGAAGGATCAGCATGAGTTCATTCTCAAAAGGCGTTAGAGGTTTCATCATTGCCGGATCATTGGCAGTTTCATCTTTGGCATCGGCCCAACTGAAAGAAGGCCTGGAGTGCCGTTACCTGACAGTGATTGAACAGGGCTTCCTTGCCAACCACGTGAAGTATTCCAACCGCGACACCGATCTGCAAAACCGTGTGATCGAACAGTATCTGAAACGCCTGGATCCTTCCAAAATCTATCTGACTCAAGGTGATGTCGATGCGATTCGCAAATCTGCGGGCAACGTTTTTGATAAAACCAAAAACCGTGACTGCTCGTTCCTGGATGCAGCTCAGAAAATCGTTCTGGAGCGCGTGAAAGACCGTTCTGAATTTGCTAAAAAATATCTGGGCAAAGACTTCAAGTTTGAGTCTTCCACAGAATTCACTTTTGATCCGGAAAAGAAAACCTGGCCGAAGGATTCTGCTGACGCCAATGAATATCTGAAAAAGTATATCCAGTTCCAGATCGGGAACTACATGGCGACAGACATGAAAATGGATGAAGCCAAAAAGAACGTGATCAAAAACTATGAGCGTGCAGTGAAAAGAACCGCTGACACCACCCAGGATGATCTGTTCTCTGGTTACCTGGATTCCTTTGCTCGCGCGTTGGATCCACACTCCAGCTTCTTCTCTCGCGATGTGCTAGAGGACTTCGAAATTCAGATGCGTTTGTCCTTGGAAGGTATCGGCGCGACACTTTCTTCCCAGGATGGTTTCACAGTTGTGGAACAACTGGTTCCGGGCGGGGCGGCAGCGAAATCCGGCCTGATTGAGCCACAGGATAAAATCGTGGCTGTCGGTCAGGAAAAAGGCGCGATGGAAAATGTGATCGACATGGATTTGAAAGACGTTGTCAAAAAAATCCGTGGTAACAAGGGCACGAAAGTGCGCCTGACTATTTTGAGAAAATCCGGTGAAGGCAAAAAACGTTTTGATGTCACTTTGACCCGTGAAAAGGTGAACCTGGAGGACGAAGCAGCGTCCATCATCTATCAGGATCGTGAAATCAACGGTCAGAAAAAGAAAATCGGTGTTATCAACTTCCCATCCTTCTATGCGGATTCCCGTCGTGGCGGCAGATCTTCTGCGGCTGACATGAAAAAGCTGATCAAGGAAGCCAACGAAAAGAAAGTCGACGGCCTGGTACTGGATCTTTCCAACAACGGTGGCGGTTCTCTTGAAGATGCGGTGAAAATCGCGGGTCTGTTCTTCCAGACCGGGAACGTGGTGAAGCAGTCCTCCAAAAATGAAGGCCGTGCGGAATCCGCACTTCGCGACACAGATCCAATGGTGGACTGGTCAGGTCCGCTGGTGGTATTGACCAGCCGTATCTCTGCTTCCGCTTCCGAGATTGTGTCTGGTACTTTGCAGGATTATAAACGTGCCGTTGTCGTGGGTGGTGATCACACTTACGGTAAAGGTTCTGTTCAGTCCGTACTTCCAATTCCGAACAACCTGGGCGCGATCAAAGTGACTGTGGGTATGTTCTTCGTGCCGGGTGGTAAATCCACTCAGCACCGTGGTGTGGATGCGGATATCGTTTTGCCAGGCCCGTTCAGTGCGGATGACATCGGCGAAAAATACATGGATTACTCTTTGCCGCCAAAAACGATTGAGTCCTTCCTGTCTCCGGATGCTTACGTGAAAGAAGGCCCGGGCGCTTGGAAAGAGATCAAACCAGAGTGGCTGAAGTCCCTGCGTGAAAGATCCGGTGAGCGTGTTGCTAAGAATGATGAATTCAAAAAAATCGTTGAAGAGCTGAACAAAGCCAAAGCCCGCGGTAAAGTGATCCGCGTGAGCGAAGTTCTTAAAGACAAGAACGAAAAAGAAAAGAAAGACAAAGCTAAAAAGACCGCTAGCAAGGCCAAGAAAAACGAAGAGTATTTGAAGCGTCCTGACATCATGGAAGCGGAAAATGTTCTTCTGGATCTGATTCAGCTTGAGGACGGGAAATCCTTGGTGCCTCAGCAGAAACAGGCCAACGCCAAGTAGTGTGATTTGAGGAAACGTTTGTTGTTGTTGAAGCCCGGAGCCACAGTCTCCGGGCTTTTTTTATTTGTCTTCGCGAACAGAAGTTCGGTCCAGAAATGTATTAAGGGGTCCAGAGTGGATGACTTGTAATTGTTAAAAAAAATTGACGTACGACACACTGAAACAGTGGAGGGTTTATGTCGTACGTTTTAGGTCTTCTGCTTTTGTGCGTTGTTGTGCAGGTCTCTGCAGCATCCGCCCCATCGTCTGGCTCTGTCGAGCAATTGCGAATTTTTCTGAACCAGAACCCTTATGACAACAATGTCCGTCGCCACCTGATTGAAAAACATCTGGAGCTTCATCAAAGCGCTGAAGCTCATGCGGAGTTTGCCTCTTACAAGAAGTTGGATCCCCATCTGAACGTCGATGGTGGAAATGCCCTGCAGATGCGGCTGGATATGCTTGATGGAAAGTTTGGTGCTGCCAAACACCTAGCCTTGAAACTATTGACTGTGCCCCAGCTGGGGGCGGAAGACCGCTACCGAGCACATTTAACTTTGGGCGATCTGGCCTATGTTCACTTTACCTCGGGGGATGCGGTTTCCCGCTATAAAAAAGCTCTTTCCGTCAAGCCGGTCCCGGAGGCGAAACATCGACTGGCGCGTGCTTACCTTCAGAACAAAAAGTACGGCCGTGCTCAGGGTATACTGAGCGACCTGATCGGAGTGGGCTACGCCTCGGATCCGGTTCGTTACGATTATCTGCAAAGTTTGCTGGAGGCCGGACAGAACCAGGCCGCAGCCCTGCGTTTGAGTCAATGGTACAGCGAAGAACCGGGCAATCCATGGATTGTGACAGCCCATGCGCGTTTTTTACTAAGTCTGGGACAGGACGAATCGGCGCGTATGATACTTCAGCAGTATGCTGAGATCTATCAACCAACTACGGAAATCGATGAGCTGTTGCGAAGCACTCAGCCGCAGCGTACTCCAACGGCGGAGACCGTCATGGTGCTTGGGCTGCGCCCGGAGATGCCGGTCAATGCAGGAGTGGTGCGGGGAGCTGCCTCTGCCGGAGAGGCCGCGGGGAAGCAGGCAATGGAATCGTCTTTGAGCCCGCGACACTGGCAGATGCAGGCCGTGGCTGGATATCAGATGATTAATAACCGGGTGGAAGGGCAGGGATTTAATTCCCTGCTAAGTCCCGAGGCGGGTTACGTTGCAGGTGTTGCCGCCGAAACTGACAATGAAGGTTCCGCCTATTCCTTTGTGGGCAGGGCCCGCACGTCTTGGCAAACCTATAAAATTCCTTCTGGGCTTCAGCAGAATGGAGACCGGTCTCAGGCATTTGATATTGCCGGAGGACTGCAGACCCTGTTGGCAGCCGACTGGCAGTTGCAAATGCAGCTTAACTATCGTTCACGCAGTGGCATTGAGTCGGCGACCAACACTTATGTGTCAGGTTATCAGATGCTGGGTGTGCAGGCGGGAGTTTCTAAAACCTGGCAGCTTCGTTTTCCGTGGAGCTTTGAAGTCCACGCTGATCTGACTTTGCCCGTGTACTTTACCGAGTCCACGGCCGAATCAGGTCAGTTGCGGTTTGGCTATTTTTCAAGCCTGCAGGCACTGGCGCAGTATCCGCTGCGTGAAGGACTGGCCTTTCGCGCAGGTTTGGGTCTTGTGCGCAACGAGATTCAGTTCAATGGCAATGGGTCCCGCGGTGTGACCGATGCCACAGATTCCGAAGAAGGTTTGATGATTCCAGTCAGTCTTACGTGGGTTTATTAGGGGGACGTTGTGTTGAAATATGTTTTGATGGCCTGTCTTTTTCTGAGTGCCTGCAATTTTTCTGAAGAGTCTAAAGTCACAGGAAACACTCCGCAAAGCACTCCGGAGACTGATCCTGCGCCAGGAAGTTCCGCGCCGTCTTGGGTGGATGTGCGTGCGTTGGTATCAACAGGTGAAAACCTCAGCTTCAACAATCAAACCGGCGGGCCCCACGATCTGGCTTTGAACCCGTTAACGGGGCAACCGGGTGTGGCATACTATGATAAGTCCGCGACGGCGGGGGGCAGTGGTGCAACCCCGACGATAGGCGCACTGAAGTACGCCTGGATGGATGAGTTTGGCACCTGGAATGTGGAAGTCGTCGATCTCAACTATGGAACAGCCCTCTGCGGAAATTTGAATTCAGTTTGCGTTGGTGCGCCGAACTCGGCTACCGCCGGGCAGTTGAATCAGGGAAAAATTCTGCGGGTGGCATTTAAGTCCGACGGCAACCCCGTCATCGCCTATGTATATGGATCAAGCCAGAACACCACTTTGCTTGCCGGAAGCGGGACCAAGGACATTCGATTTGCCGAGCGCAGTTCCAGTGGTGTTTGGTCGGTGACAACAGCTTTTCAAGCCCCGGTCAGTGCGGCACCCACAAATGTGGCTGTGGCCACCATTGATCCGATGAAGGCACTTCGCCTGGTGCTGGACAGCGAGGACCGGCCTCACATCACTTTTTCATTCTTCACTCAGACCTCCACAAACAGCCAGGTGAAATATCTTTTCCGTTCCAGCACGGGTGTGTGGTCTTCAATGAACGTGGCGCCACTGGTGTCGCTGGCGGGGACTATCACGGCGGCCAATCAGGCCGGCATCAGTTCAGGGCTGGCGTTGTGCCCGGTGAACGGAGCGCCGATCCTGGGTTTCACCACGACAACGGGGGCGGCGGGGACTTTGAACAACCCTTCAGTGGCAAGATGCACGGGATTGGATGCGGATGGAAAATGTCAGGCCTTTGAAGTTGTGAATCTTTTGCGGGGGTGTGCGGGCAGCACTACTTGTATTTCCGGTTTGGTGAATACGAATCATAACGGTGGAACACATCTGGATTTGAAAGTCGAGCCCACCACCCATCGTGCGGTGTTGGCATTTTATTCTGTGGGCAATCCGAACACCACAGGCCTGCATATTCGCAGCCCCGTGGCCTGTGATGTGGCTCAGGATGGGGCCACCAACTCTTGGGGGCCAGCGACCACCATTGCGGCGGCTTCCACAGGGGCTTCCGGAATCTCTTTGGCTATTAAAGGTGTGACAGACTATCTGGTTTCTGCCGGAGTGGCGACCACGTCGGTAGCCATGAGCAAATTCAACGGCACAGCCTGGTTTGCGGCGAATCACGGGATTGAAACAACGACGGTCGCGCAAGAAGGGGTGTCACTTGCTTATGATGCTGCCAGCGACACAGCTTTCACCAGCTATGCCCAGCTTCCCGCCGCGGCAGGTGGCGCTGTCGGCAATGACCTGAAGGTCGCGCAGATTGATCCGGATGACCTGGTGACAGGGGGAGCCGCAGGAAGCTTCGTAATTTCTGTGGTCGACAACCGTGGCAATGTGTTTCCGAACACGGCCTCTTTCCCGGTGATCAGTGCCGC encodes:
- a CDS encoding S41 family peptidase gives rise to the protein MSSFSKGVRGFIIAGSLAVSSLASAQLKEGLECRYLTVIEQGFLANHVKYSNRDTDLQNRVIEQYLKRLDPSKIYLTQGDVDAIRKSAGNVFDKTKNRDCSFLDAAQKIVLERVKDRSEFAKKYLGKDFKFESSTEFTFDPEKKTWPKDSADANEYLKKYIQFQIGNYMATDMKMDEAKKNVIKNYERAVKRTADTTQDDLFSGYLDSFARALDPHSSFFSRDVLEDFEIQMRLSLEGIGATLSSQDGFTVVEQLVPGGAAAKSGLIEPQDKIVAVGQEKGAMENVIDMDLKDVVKKIRGNKGTKVRLTILRKSGEGKKRFDVTLTREKVNLEDEAASIIYQDREINGQKKKIGVINFPSFYADSRRGGRSSAADMKKLIKEANEKKVDGLVLDLSNNGGGSLEDAVKIAGLFFQTGNVVKQSSKNEGRAESALRDTDPMVDWSGPLVVLTSRISASASEIVSGTLQDYKRAVVVGGDHTYGKGSVQSVLPIPNNLGAIKVTVGMFFVPGGKSTQHRGVDADIVLPGPFSADDIGEKYMDYSLPPKTIESFLSPDAYVKEGPGAWKEIKPEWLKSLRERSGERVAKNDEFKKIVEELNKAKARGKVIRVSEVLKDKNEKEKKDKAKKTASKAKKNEEYLKRPDIMEAENVLLDLIQLEDGKSLVPQQKQANAK
- a CDS encoding tetratricopeptide repeat protein codes for the protein MSYVLGLLLLCVVVQVSAASAPSSGSVEQLRIFLNQNPYDNNVRRHLIEKHLELHQSAEAHAEFASYKKLDPHLNVDGGNALQMRLDMLDGKFGAAKHLALKLLTVPQLGAEDRYRAHLTLGDLAYVHFTSGDAVSRYKKALSVKPVPEAKHRLARAYLQNKKYGRAQGILSDLIGVGYASDPVRYDYLQSLLEAGQNQAAALRLSQWYSEEPGNPWIVTAHARFLLSLGQDESARMILQQYAEIYQPTTEIDELLRSTQPQRTPTAETVMVLGLRPEMPVNAGVVRGAASAGEAAGKQAMESSLSPRHWQMQAVAGYQMINNRVEGQGFNSLLSPEAGYVAGVAAETDNEGSAYSFVGRARTSWQTYKIPSGLQQNGDRSQAFDIAGGLQTLLAADWQLQMQLNYRSRSGIESATNTYVSGYQMLGVQAGVSKTWQLRFPWSFEVHADLTLPVYFTESTAESGQLRFGYFSSLQALAQYPLREGLAFRAGLGLVRNEIQFNGNGSRGVTDATDSEEGLMIPVSLTWVY